The genomic DNA CCAAAACAGCTAGCTCACGCTTGAGTGTCTTGCGCGAGAGTACCGATGGCTTCGTGATTGCCCAGCGAGACATGGAAATACGCGGCCCCGGCGAATTATTAGGTACCAAACAAACTGGCTTGGCTGAGTTTAAAATAGCCAACCTAGTGCGTGACCAAGCGCTCATCTCCCAAGCTCAGGCCCTAGCCAAACAGCTATTACAGCAGCAACCACAAGCCTGCTCGCCCTTAATTGAGCGCTGGCTGGCTGGGCGTGAACAGTTCGCCCAAGCCTAAAGTAAAACTTAAGCTCTTAGCCAGAGCTTAGTCTTGCGGATGATAGCAACGTCGACTGCCCTCTAGCGCTTGCTTCCAACCTTGATACAGACGCTGGCGCTTAGCTTCATCACCGTCAGGCACAAAACAACGGTCCGCTTGATGATGGGCAGCCAAACTGTCTAAGTCCGGCCAATAACCCACCGCTAAACCAGCTAAATAAGCGGCCCCTAAAGCGGTAGACTCAATCAAGGCGGGCCTTAGCACCTCGGTAGCCAAGGTATCGGCTTGAAACTGTAACAAGAAATCATTGGCCACTGCGCCGCCATCGACTCTGAGTTGGCTAAGCGCAATGTTAGCATCGGCCTGCATCGCTTCCAGCAAGTCGCGACTCTGATAAGCAATCGATTCGAGCGCGGCGCGAATAATATGGTTACGGTTGGAGCCTCGACTTAAACCCACAATGGTGCCTCGTGCATAAGGGTCCCAATACGGTGCGCCTAAACCAACAAAGGCGGGAATTAAATAAACGCCAGCACAATCGTCCACTTTAGTGGCAAAATACTCGGTATCTGCCGCGTCACGAATTAAGCCCAACTCATCTCGCAGCCACTGAATGGTGGCACCGCCCATGAAGACACTGCCCTCCAGCGCGTAATGCACCTTGCCATGTAGGCCAAATGCGATGGTGGTGAGTAAGCCATGAGTCGAAGGGACGGCCTGCTCGCCGGTATTCATTAATAGAAAACAGCCGGTACCGTAGGTATTTTTTGCCATTCCTGAAGCAAAACATTGCTGGCCAAACAAGGCCGCCTGTTGGTCGCCAGCAATGCCGGCAATTGGAATGCGGGTGCCGCCACGCCCGCCGATATTGGTTTTACCATACACCTCGGAGCAGCTACGCACTTCAGGCAACATCTGTTTAGGTATGTTCAACATCGCCAACAGCTTGTCATCCCACTCCAAGCGATGAATATTAAACATCATGGTGCGCGAAGCGTTGGTATAGTCGGTCACATGCACCCGCCCATTAGTGAGCTTCCATAGTAACCAACTGTCTACCGTGCCAAACAATAAATCCCCAGCCTCAGCCTTTTGCCGTGCCCCTTCCACATTATCTAAAATCCACTGCAGTTTAGTGCCCGAAAAATAAGCATCGAGCTGCAAGCCACTGGCCTGTTTTATATAGTCTTGCCAGCCTTGCTCACGTAAACGCTCACAATATTCGGTGGTTCTGCGACACTGCCATACGATGGCATTGTAGATGGGTTGGCCTGTGTGTTTATTCCACACGATGGTGGTTTCACGCTGATTAGTAATACCAATGGCGGCCACTTGCTCACTGGCTATGCCCGCCTTGGCCAGCACTTCGGTTAAACAGGCACTTTGGCTTGCCCAAATTTCCATAGGGTCGTGTTCAACCCAACCCGGCTGCGGATAAATTTGGCTAAATTCCCGCTGAGCGCTGGCCACTAGCTCTGCCTGCTGGTTAAAAACAATTGCTCTAGAACTGGTGGTTCCCTGATCTAAAGCAACAATATAAGTCGCTTTTGCCATGCTAAGGGCCTCCTTAGTTACTCTCACTATTATGTTCTAAAAGCGCCGTAACCCCGTGTTTTATTGTGCGTTTCGTGACGCGAGTGGGCTTTGATTGAACTAGCTGTGAGCTGCACAGATGACAAAATAACCACTTGCAGTAGACTTATAAACGAGCCCTAGCGGCAAACCAATAAGGAAGCGCCCCTTGTGAAACAAACCCAGCGCCACATTAAAATTATTCAAACCCTGAAAAACCAAGGCTTTATAGCTACCGAGCAATTGGTTGAGCAACTCAAGGTCAGCCCGCAAACCATTCGCCGAGACCTGAACCTGCTGGCCGAAAATAATCAGATCCAACGCCATCATGGCGGCGCATCGCTACTAGGCAATAGCGTAGTCAACGATTCCTATGCCAATCGAAAAATTAAACACCAAGCAGAGAAACAGCAAATTGCCCACCAGCTTGCAGCACATATTGCCAATGGCTCGTCACTGTTTTTAGACATTGGCACCACCGCCGAAACCATTGCCCAAGCCTTGCTCAAGCACCGAGATTTAAGGGTAGTCACCAACAATATTCACGTAGCCAAATTATTAATGGGTAACAGCGACTTTGAAGTATTGCTGGCCGGCGGAGTGGTGCGCAGCCGTGACGGCGGTATTGTGGGTGAGGCCACCATCGACTTTATTCGCCAGTTTCGGCTCGACTACGGCATCGTTACCGTTAGCGGCATCGATCTCGATGGCTCGTTATTAGACTTTGATTACCATGAAGTACGCATTACTCAGGCGATTATTGCTAATTCCCGAACCGTCATTCTAGCCGCCGACCACAGTAAGTTTGGCCGTAATGCAATGATCAACATCGGCAACATCGCTCAAGTAGATCACTTTTATACCGACCGAGCCCTGCCCCAAGACATCGCCAGTATTGTGCAAAAGGAGAATATTCAATTACGACTGTGCCCCGCCCTTAACTCGCTCTAAGCCAACGCTTACACACTAGCTCGGTGAGAAATTGTCGGTAACTGGAGGCTTGCACTGGGCTCGCCGCAATCAATTGCTGCAGCTCGGCGGTGCTGATCACCCCGCCCTCGCCATGGGCTAGTAGGTATTGCGCCACTTCCAACTGAACAAAGCGTTGCAGGGATGCACGATAGTTGGCGGGCTCGGAAATAGGAAAAGGCGGGATCAACTTACCTTTAACTCGCAGTATGCTATCGGCCACATACAGGGTTTTAGTCTGAGGGTGATACAACGACAAGTCGCGATCGGTATGGCCCGGACTAAACAGCACCTGCCAATCGTCAAATCCGGGCAAGGACTGACCATCAGTTAAACGCTCATCAAAACGTAACACCGCTGGATACCATAGTTTCACCCAAGGGCGACGCTGACAACGACCAACATAATAGGCTAAGCCAAGATCCAGTAAATGCCGAGCTCTTCCTCTCCAGCCCTGATACCATTCGCCGGCACAATCGGCACCAGCTAGCCTCACTTGGTGGCGGCGCTGTAAAATACTGGCCGCTCCCGCATGATCGGGATGCATATGAGTCACCACTGCCAACTTTAACTGGCTAAAAGGTCGCCCTAATTGCTGAGTAATAAACTGCTCAAGCATGGGCACATCGGCTCGACTGGCCCCATCTAACAATAACAATTTATCAGCGTACTCAACTAAAAAGATGTTTTGAATATAGCCTTGCAAGCGGTGGATCTTCATCAATCATTTACCTGGTTGCTACATAAATTTAACAACACTAGAGCAAAAACTCAAAGCAAACAAGCATGCTTAGAAAAAGCCGCGGGATAGCGCAGATAAAGCGAGCTAAATAAGTGTGATTGCTCAATAAATGTTCTATTATGCTCAATAACGAAAGTAAACGAGCAGCCGTCATGCAAAGAGATCCGCAAGACAGTTATGATTTAATCGTCATCGGTGGGGGCATTAATGGCGTTGGCATTGCCGCCGATGCCGCTGGCAGAGGTTTACGGGTAGCCTTGTTTGAACAAAACGATCTGGCCAGTGCCACTTCATCGGCCAGCTCTAAACTGATCCACGGCGGACTGCGCTATTTAGAGCATTACGAATTTCGTTTAGTCAGCGAAGCACTAAAAGAACGCGAAGTACTGTTAAAAATGGCACCACACTTAGTTGAGCCAATGCGCTTTAGGCTGCCCCACCGTCCTCACCTACGCCCTTGGCCTCTGATTCGCCTCGGCTTGTTTCTCTATGATCATCTGGCTAGGCGCAGCACCTTAGAAGGCTGCCACGGGCTGAAGTTTCAACAAGATAGCGTACTTAATCATCAGATCACCCGCGGCTTTGAATACTCCGATTGCTGGGTCGACGATGCACGCTTGGTAATAAGCAATGCCCTACTAGCAGCTCAACATGGCGCTTATATCGCTCCGCAGCATCAAGTGGTGGCAGCCCGGCGCCAAGCGCAACATTGGCAAGTCGAGGTGCGCGCTAGCCAAACTGGCCAAGTGCAGCACTACTACTGTAAAAACCTAGTGAATGCGGCTGGTCCATGGGTACAACAGCTAATTGAACAAACACTGCATCAAACAGCACCACGCACTATCCGCTTAGTTAAAGGCAGCCATATTGTGGTGCCGAAAATTCACCCCCAGCCGCAGGCCTATATTCTACAAAACAGTGATAAGCGCATTGTCTTTGTCATTCCCTACCAACAAGACTACTCGTTAATTGGTACCACCGATGTGGAATATCAGGGTGATCCTGCTGCCGTTAGCATTTCTGCAGCAGAAGTAGACTATCTCTGCAAGGTAGTAAATCAGCACTTCATTCAGCAAATTAGGCCCAGCGACGTGGTGCATAGTTTTTCTGGTGTTAGACCGCTTTGCCAAGATGAATCAGACGACCCTTCTGCGGTGACCCGCGACTACACCTTAGAATTAAGTCCAGCTCAAGACGGCGCGCCATTATTATCGGTATTTGGCGGCAAGCTAACTACCTACCGAAAACTAGCCGAGGCAGCCTTAGCCCTGTTAGCCCCTCGTTTAGACTCTCTTGCAGCGCCATGGACCGAGCACTGCTTGCTACCCGGTGCTAATTTACCCACCAGCCTGGCACAATTCATCACTCAACAACAAGCGGTCAGCCACTTACCCAAGTCTTTAGTTAAACGCTGGTGTCGGCAATACGGAAGCAAAGCTGAAAAATTGCTGCAACAAGCTGACGCACACGGCCTAGGGCAGCACTTTGGTGGTGAACTCTATCAGCTGGAAGTGGACTATTTGGTCCAGCACGAGTGGGCTTGCCAAGCTGATGACATACTTTGGCGACGCACCAAGCAGGGCCTGCTTTTTAATAGCGAACAACAGCAAGCGTTGCAAGAATACTTGCAGCAACCCACCGTTGTGCAAGGAGTATCAGCCAGCGAGCTAGCAGCATCAAATAAAAGTCAAATTATTTGAATTAAATCAAATATTATTAAGCTTTGAATCATTAGGTAATTTTTTTGTTGTATTGAGCTTGCATTTTTCAAAAAAACCTGCGCAATGAAAGCCTTATCCGCTTTTAATACACCATTTACCTAGGTAGACTCTTTTACTCTTTGTAAATGGATATACAAGCTGAACACCATGAATTCTACATTCTTGCCTTTAAGTCGGCCGGCCATTAAGCAGCCAGAGATTGATGCCGTTGTTGAAGTGCTGAAATCGGGTTGGATAACCACTGGCCCGAAAAATGCCGAACTCGAAGCCGCAATAAAGGACTACACTGGCGCCCCCCATGCCGTTGCCTTAAGCAGTGCCACCGCAGGCTTACACCTTTGTCTTATTGCCCTCGGCATCGGCCCTGGTGATGAGGTAATCACCCCATCAATGACTTGGGTATCAACGGTTAACCTGATCACCTTAGTGGGCGCTAAGCCGGTTTTTGTTGATGTCGACAAAGACAGTCTAATGACCACAGCCGAGCGTATCGAAGCGCAAATCACCGCCAAGACTAAATTAATTATTCCGGTACATTACGCTGGAGCCCCGCTCGACTTAGATGCCATTTACGCTGTAGCCGAGCGCCATCAACTACCGGTCATTGAGGATGCCGCGCATGCCATAGGTTGCCATTATAAAGGTCGCCCAATTGGTCAAACCGGACACTGCCTGTTCTCCTTGCATGCCATCAAAAATGTCACCACTGCTGAAGGCGGAATATTTACCACTCATGATGCGCAATTGGCCGAGCGGATCCGCCGCCTTAAGTTTCATGGTTTGGGAGTAGACGCCTTTGACCGAGAAACCCAAGGTCGCGCACCGCAAGCAGAGGTGATAGAACCCGGCTTTAAATATAACATGCCAGACATTTGCGCAGTACTGGGTTTGGGCCAGTTGCAACGTCTTGAACAGATCACCCAACAGCGCCAAGCTTTGGTTGCCGCTTATCGAGAACGTTTAAGTCCACTGCCCGGCATTACTCCCTTGAGTATCCCCGACTACCCCCATCAGCATTGTTGTCATTTGATGATCATACGTGTGGAACCCAACATTTGCGGTTTCGACCGAGACCAATTAATTGATTATCTAAAACAGCAAGGGATTGGTGCAGGTATTCACTTCAAGGCGTGCCATAGCCAAAAATACTATCGGGAAAACTACGCCAGCCGCTTTGGCGAGATCAACCCTGATTTAAGCAATAGTGAATTTAATAGCCAACGCATTTGTTCCCTCCCTCTTTTCCCCGATATGCAACTTAACGACGTAAATCGGGTCATATCAGCTATCACGCAATTTATCGGAAATACTCATGAGGCATAAGCAAGAAATTAATTTTGTATCCATCGTTATTCCTGTCTACAACGAAGCGGCCAGTCTGCCTGAACTGATTCAACGCACTTGCGCCGCCGCAGACAGCATGGGAAAAGATTACGAGTTACTGCTGATTGATGATGGCAGTAAAGATAACAGCGCAGATCAAATAGAGGCAGCGGCGGCCGCAGAAGGCAGCCATGTGGTAGGGATTATTCTCAACCGTAACTATGGGCAACACAATGCCATCATGGCGGGTTTTGAGCATGTTAGAGGCGACTTAGTGGTGACCCTAGATGCCGACTTACAAAATCCGCCTGAAGAAATTCCGAATTTGGTTGCCAAAGCAGAACAAGGCTACGACGCGGTAGGCACAGTACGGAAGAATCGCCAAGACAGTCGGCTGCGTCGTTACCCCTCGATGCTAATCAACAAAATCGTCAAACGTTCCACCGGAGTAGAGATGAACGACTACGGCTGTATGTTACGCGCCTACCGCCGCCACGTGGTTGACGCCATGCTACAGTGTCACGAACGCAGTACTTTCATCCCAATTCTGGCCAACGGCTTTGCTCGCCATACTGTGGAAATAGACGTTGCCCATAGCGAGCGCCAACAAGGCGAGTCCAAATACAACATCATGGGCTTAATTAACCTGATGTTCGATCTACTCACCAGCATGACCACTGCACCGCTAAGAATGCTCAGCATCATGGGCGGGGTCATCGCCACTCTGGGTGGCCTATTTGGCTTAGTATTACTACTGATGCGCATGTTCTATGGCGCAGAATGGGGTGTCGATGGGGTATTCCCACTGTTCGCCCTACTGTTCATTTTTATCGGTGCTCAGTTTGTTGGGCTAGGCCTACTCGGTGAATACATTGGTCGTATTTATTCCGATGTTCGCGCTCGGCCTCGTTACTACGTACAGGACGTATTAGTTGGCGAAGCCACCAAACAAGCACGCGATAACGGCCAAGTGGCCAATCACTAATTTAACTCTCTTAAGGATAAGACAATGAAAGCTGTGGTATTTGCCTATCACAACATCGGTTGTACGGGCATACAAAGCCTAATTGAAGCAGGCGTTGAAATTGCTGCTGTATTTACTCACCTCGACGACAGTAAAGAAAATCTATTTTTTGAATCGGTAGCCAAGCTAGCCGCTCGCCATGGTATTCCGGTATTTGCCCCAGAAGACGTCAATCACCCGTTGTGGCTGGAAAAAATTAACGCCATGCAACCAGAGGTATTCTTCTCTTTCTACTACCGTTCAATGCTAAGCCCAGCGCTATTGGCATTAGCACCGCAGGGTGGCTTTAACTTACACGGCTCACTGCTTCCTCGTTATCGCGGCCGCGCGCCGGTAAACTGGGCCTTGGTCAATGGCGAAACCGAAACCGGTGTTACCCTACATGTAATGACGGCCAAAGCCGATGCCGGCGACATAGTGGCTCAACAAGCCTTAACTATTGACCCACAAGACACCGCCGAAACACTGCATCAGCGACTCAATCAACTGAGTGCTGAGTTGTTGGCCGAGGTGCTGCCAAAACTTATCGCCGGTGAACATAGCTTAACCCCGCAAGATGAGAGCCAAGCCACGGTATTCGGCCGCAGAACTCCTGCCGATGGCGAGATTAAATGGGCCGACGATGCCCACAGCATTTACAACTTATGCCGCGCCGTTACCGAACCCTACCCCGGTGCATTTACCTTTTTAGGTGAGCGTAAAATCATTTTTTGGAGCGCAGCGGCCAGTGAGCAAGATTACGACGCCACGCCCGGTACCATTGTGGCCACCGCACCGCTTACCATTGCCTGTGGCCGCGGCTCGTTGATCGTCAAAGCCGGTCAAGCCGAGCAAGGCTTATATATGAACGGTGAGCAGCTAGCCAGCGAAATGCATTTAGTAGAAGGCATGCGTTTTGGGCCACAGGCCAGCGCCACCATCGCCGCCAAACGTCGGCAAAAGGTGCTCATTTTAGGGGCTAACGGCTTTATTGGTAACCATTTAACCCAGCGCTTATTAGACGATGGCAAATACGAAATTTTTGCCATGGACATGAGTGCCAACCAGATTGAACAGCATTTAAGCCATCCGGATTTTCATTTTGTTGAAGGTGACATCACCATTCACAATGAATGGGTCGAATACCACATCAAGAAATGTGACATTATTCTGCCACTGGTGGCGATTGCTACTCCGATTGAATATACCCGTAACCCGCTGCGGGTATTTGAACTGGATTTCGAAGAAAACCTGAAGATCGTTCGCGAATGTGTGAAATACAATAAACGCATTATTTTCCCCTCTACTTCAGAAGTATACGGCATGTGTACCGACGAAGAATTTAACGAAGACAGCTCACCTTTAATTACCGGCCCCATCAACCGCCAGCGTTGGATCTACTCAACCTCTAAGCAACTACTCGACCGTGTTATTTGGGCTTACGGTAAGAAAGACGGGCTTAAATTCACCCTATTCCGTCCCTTTAATTGGATGGGACCACGCCTCGACAGCTTAAACTCGGCGCGGGTTGGCTCAAGTCGAGCGATTACCCAGTTAATCCTTAACTTGGTAGAAGGCACGCCAATTAAGCTGATTGATGGCGGCGAGCAAAAACGCTGCTTTACCGATATTTCCGAGGCCATCGAAGCCTTATTCCGCATCATCGAGAATAAAGACGGTTTATGCGATGGCCAGATTATCAATATTGGCTCGCCAGAAAACGAAGCCAGCATTAAACAAATGGCAGAAATCTTGGTAGAAAAATTTGAAGCCCACCCGCTACGAGATAAGTTCCCACCGTTTGCCGGTTATCATCTGGTTGAAAGTAAGACCTTCTACGGTGACGGTTACCAAGACGTGCAGCATCGTCGCCCCAGCATTCGTAACGCCAAGCGTTTACTTGACTGGGAGCCGCGCATTATGATGGAAGACACCATTGAGGAAACCTTGGATTTTTTCCTAAAAACTGCAGTTGACGAGTAATAATGAGCGGAAAAAACAGCACTAAAGTCGGTTTAAGAATAGATGTAGATACCTTTCGCGGCACCCGTCTAGGGGTGCCCAAGTTATTAGAAATCTTACAGCGGCACGGGTTTCAAGCCTCGTTCTTTTTTACGGTTGGGCCAGACAACATGGGGCGTCATATTTGGCGCCTGCTACGCCCCGCCTTTTTAAAGAAGATGCTCCGCTCTAAAGCCGCCAGCCTCTATGGCTGGGACATTCTACTGCGTGGTACTTTTTGGCCCGGCCCCGTGATTGGCAAGCGCTTAGCTGGAGTCATCAAGCAAACCGATCAAGCTGGCCACGAGGTGGGTTTACACGCTTGGGATCATCATAAATGGCAGATGAAAACCGATACAATGTCTGCCTCTGAGCTAGCCAGTGAGCTGAACAAGGGTTACCAACTGCTGTCTGAGATCATTGGCAAAGAAGTACAATGTAGCGCGGTCGCTGGCTGGCGCTGTACCGAGGCCACCTTAGAGCAAAAAGAAGCCTTTCCGTTTCGCTATAACAGTGATTGCCGAGGCCAATCTATTTTTGTTCCCAAACTGGGCATGGCGCCGCAAATTCCGGTCACCCTGCCCACTTATGATGAACTGATCGGCCAAGACGGCGTGGACGAAAGCAATTACAACCAAGCCATTTTGAGACGAATAAGAGCCGATGCGCTTAATGTTTATACCATTCATGCCGAAGTGGAAGGAATCGTTTGTGCGGAGATGTTTGAACAACTGCTAATTAGCGCCAAACAACAGGGCATACAGTTTGTTCCGCTCAGCGAATTACTCGATCAAGACTACGTATCTTGGCCAGCGGACGAGATATTAAATATTGAAATGGAGGGGCGCGAAGGTTGGCTAAGCCATCAAGCCTCTTTGGTTAAAGCAAATCAGGAAAGTTATGCGTCAAGTTAAAATCAATCTAGCCACTTGGCTGCCCCTGTTCTTTATCTTGCTGTATTTGTTACCACTGGGGTTGCGCGACCTTTGGTCACCAGATGAGCTGCGTTACGCCGAAATTTCCAGAGAGATGGTGGCCAGCGGCGATTGGATAGTACCGCGCTTTAATGATCTGCGTTATTTCGAAAAGCCAGTCATGGGTTACTGGATGAATGCGCTATCACAGTTAGTCTTCGGTGAGACTAATTTTGCGGTTAGAGCCGCCTCCGCCTTTAGCGCCCTAGGTGCGGCCTTTTGTCTGTGGATGTTATTAGCCCGCTTTGCCTCTCGACCGACTGCTTGGTTAAGCTGCGCCATTTATCTCAGTATGTTTATGGTCTCAGGCATTGGTACCTATAGCGTGTTAGATAGCATGCTCAACCTCTGGCTCACCGCCAGCTTCACCGCCTTTTACTTTGCCATTCGCAGTGACAGTAGCCGCCATCGCGCCAAATACTACGCGCTAGCGGGCATCTATTGTGGCTGCGCGGTATTAACCAAGGGTTTTCTGGCATTGGCGCTACCGGTATTGGTGGTATTGCCCTACATGCTATGGACTAAGCAACTAACGGTGATCTTAAAATGGGGTTGGTGGGTGATGCTACTAGCGCTGCTCACTTGCCTGCCTTGGGCGTTAGCGATTCACGCAGCCGAGCCCGATTACTGGCACTACTTTTTTGGATTGAGCACATTAAGCGCTTTTCCGCCGAAAACGCTCAGCACGCCGCACCGCTGTGGTATTACCTACCATTTTTGGCGGCCGGAGTATTACCTTGGTTATTTTGGTCTCCCTCGGCGCTGGCCCACCTAAAAGGGCAAATGCATTCACCGCTGCTGCGCTATGCCTTGTTATGGGCCCTGCT from Agarivorans gilvus includes the following:
- a CDS encoding phospholipid carrier-dependent glycosyltransferase, which translates into the protein MRQVKINLATWLPLFFILLYLLPLGLRDLWSPDELRYAEISREMVASGDWIVPRFNDLRYFEKPVMGYWMNALSQLVFGETNFAVRAASAFSALGAAFCLWMLLARFASRPTAWLSCAIYLSMFMVSGIGTYSVLDSMLNLWLTASFTAFYFAIRSDSSRHRAKYYALAGIYCGCAVLTKGFLALALPVLVVLPYMLWTKQLTVILKWGWWVMLLALLTCLPWALAIHAAEPDYWHYFFGLSTLSAFPPKTLSTPHRCGITYHFWRPEYYLGYFGLPRRWPT
- the arnA gene encoding bifunctional UDP-4-amino-4-deoxy-L-arabinose formyltransferase/UDP-glucuronic acid oxidase ArnA, yielding MKAVVFAYHNIGCTGIQSLIEAGVEIAAVFTHLDDSKENLFFESVAKLAARHGIPVFAPEDVNHPLWLEKINAMQPEVFFSFYYRSMLSPALLALAPQGGFNLHGSLLPRYRGRAPVNWALVNGETETGVTLHVMTAKADAGDIVAQQALTIDPQDTAETLHQRLNQLSAELLAEVLPKLIAGEHSLTPQDESQATVFGRRTPADGEIKWADDAHSIYNLCRAVTEPYPGAFTFLGERKIIFWSAAASEQDYDATPGTIVATAPLTIACGRGSLIVKAGQAEQGLYMNGEQLASEMHLVEGMRFGPQASATIAAKRRQKVLILGANGFIGNHLTQRLLDDGKYEIFAMDMSANQIEQHLSHPDFHFVEGDITIHNEWVEYHIKKCDIILPLVAIATPIEYTRNPLRVFELDFEENLKIVRECVKYNKRIIFPSTSEVYGMCTDEEFNEDSSPLITGPINRQRWIYSTSKQLLDRVIWAYGKKDGLKFTLFRPFNWMGPRLDSLNSARVGSSRAITQLILNLVEGTPIKLIDGGEQKRCFTDISEAIEALFRIIENKDGLCDGQIINIGSPENEASIKQMAEILVEKFEAHPLRDKFPPFAGYHLVESKTFYGDGYQDVQHRRPSIRNAKRLLDWEPRIMMEDTIEETLDFFLKTAVDE
- the arnB gene encoding UDP-4-amino-4-deoxy-L-arabinose aminotransferase; amino-acid sequence: MNSTFLPLSRPAIKQPEIDAVVEVLKSGWITTGPKNAELEAAIKDYTGAPHAVALSSATAGLHLCLIALGIGPGDEVITPSMTWVSTVNLITLVGAKPVFVDVDKDSLMTTAERIEAQITAKTKLIIPVHYAGAPLDLDAIYAVAERHQLPVIEDAAHAIGCHYKGRPIGQTGHCLFSLHAIKNVTTAEGGIFTTHDAQLAERIRRLKFHGLGVDAFDRETQGRAPQAEVIEPGFKYNMPDICAVLGLGQLQRLEQITQQRQALVAAYRERLSPLPGITPLSIPDYPHQHCCHLMIIRVEPNICGFDRDQLIDYLKQQGIGAGIHFKACHSQKYYRENYASRFGEINPDLSNSEFNSQRICSLPLFPDMQLNDVNRVISAITQFIGNTHEA
- a CDS encoding MBL fold metallo-hydrolase, which translates into the protein MKIHRLQGYIQNIFLVEYADKLLLLDGASRADVPMLEQFITQQLGRPFSQLKLAVVTHMHPDHAGAASILQRRHQVRLAGADCAGEWYQGWRGRARHLLDLGLAYYVGRCQRRPWVKLWYPAVLRFDERLTDGQSLPGFDDWQVLFSPGHTDRDLSLYHPQTKTLYVADSILRVKGKLIPPFPISEPANYRASLQRFVQLEVAQYLLAHGEGGVISTAELQQLIAASPVQASSYRQFLTELVCKRWLRAS
- the arnD gene encoding 4-deoxy-4-formamido-L-arabinose-phosphoundecaprenol deformylase translates to MSGKNSTKVGLRIDVDTFRGTRLGVPKLLEILQRHGFQASFFFTVGPDNMGRHIWRLLRPAFLKKMLRSKAASLYGWDILLRGTFWPGPVIGKRLAGVIKQTDQAGHEVGLHAWDHHKWQMKTDTMSASELASELNKGYQLLSEIIGKEVQCSAVAGWRCTEATLEQKEAFPFRYNSDCRGQSIFVPKLGMAPQIPVTLPTYDELIGQDGVDESNYNQAILRRIRADALNVYTIHAEVEGIVCAEMFEQLLISAKQQGIQFVPLSELLDQDYVSWPADEILNIEMEGREGWLSHQASLVKANQESYASS
- a CDS encoding DeoR/GlpR family transcriptional regulator, with the protein product MKQTQRHIKIIQTLKNQGFIATEQLVEQLKVSPQTIRRDLNLLAENNQIQRHHGGASLLGNSVVNDSYANRKIKHQAEKQQIAHQLAAHIANGSSLFLDIGTTAETIAQALLKHRDLRVVTNNIHVAKLLMGNSDFEVLLAGGVVRSRDGGIVGEATIDFIRQFRLDYGIVTVSGIDLDGSLLDFDYHEVRITQAIIANSRTVILAADHSKFGRNAMINIGNIAQVDHFYTDRALPQDIASIVQKENIQLRLCPALNSL
- the glpD gene encoding glycerol-3-phosphate dehydrogenase, giving the protein MQRDPQDSYDLIVIGGGINGVGIAADAAGRGLRVALFEQNDLASATSSASSKLIHGGLRYLEHYEFRLVSEALKEREVLLKMAPHLVEPMRFRLPHRPHLRPWPLIRLGLFLYDHLARRSTLEGCHGLKFQQDSVLNHQITRGFEYSDCWVDDARLVISNALLAAQHGAYIAPQHQVVAARRQAQHWQVEVRASQTGQVQHYYCKNLVNAAGPWVQQLIEQTLHQTAPRTIRLVKGSHIVVPKIHPQPQAYILQNSDKRIVFVIPYQQDYSLIGTTDVEYQGDPAAVSISAAEVDYLCKVVNQHFIQQIRPSDVVHSFSGVRPLCQDESDDPSAVTRDYTLELSPAQDGAPLLSVFGGKLTTYRKLAEAALALLAPRLDSLAAPWTEHCLLPGANLPTSLAQFITQQQAVSHLPKSLVKRWCRQYGSKAEKLLQQADAHGLGQHFGGELYQLEVDYLVQHEWACQADDILWRRTKQGLLFNSEQQQALQEYLQQPTVVQGVSASELAASNKSQII
- the glpK gene encoding glycerol kinase GlpK; protein product: MAKATYIVALDQGTTSSRAIVFNQQAELVASAQREFSQIYPQPGWVEHDPMEIWASQSACLTEVLAKAGIASEQVAAIGITNQRETTIVWNKHTGQPIYNAIVWQCRRTTEYCERLREQGWQDYIKQASGLQLDAYFSGTKLQWILDNVEGARQKAEAGDLLFGTVDSWLLWKLTNGRVHVTDYTNASRTMMFNIHRLEWDDKLLAMLNIPKQMLPEVRSCSEVYGKTNIGGRGGTRIPIAGIAGDQQAALFGQQCFASGMAKNTYGTGCFLLMNTGEQAVPSTHGLLTTIAFGLHGKVHYALEGSVFMGGATIQWLRDELGLIRDAADTEYFATKVDDCAGVYLIPAFVGLGAPYWDPYARGTIVGLSRGSNRNHIIRAALESIAYQSRDLLEAMQADANIALSQLRVDGGAVANDFLLQFQADTLATEVLRPALIESTALGAAYLAGLAVGYWPDLDSLAAHHQADRCFVPDGDEAKRQRLYQGWKQALEGSRRCYHPQD
- the arnC gene encoding undecaprenyl-phosphate 4-deoxy-4-formamido-L-arabinose transferase; translated protein: MRHKQEINFVSIVIPVYNEAASLPELIQRTCAAADSMGKDYELLLIDDGSKDNSADQIEAAAAAEGSHVVGIILNRNYGQHNAIMAGFEHVRGDLVVTLDADLQNPPEEIPNLVAKAEQGYDAVGTVRKNRQDSRLRRYPSMLINKIVKRSTGVEMNDYGCMLRAYRRHVVDAMLQCHERSTFIPILANGFARHTVEIDVAHSERQQGESKYNIMGLINLMFDLLTSMTTAPLRMLSIMGGVIATLGGLFGLVLLLMRMFYGAEWGVDGVFPLFALLFIFIGAQFVGLGLLGEYIGRIYSDVRARPRYYVQDVLVGEATKQARDNGQVANH